The proteins below come from a single Parageobacillus thermoglucosidasius genomic window:
- the gndA gene encoding NADP-dependent phosphogluconate dehydrogenase yields the protein MAKQQIGVIGLAVMGKNLALNIESKGYSVAVYNRSREKTDEFLKEAEGKNIVGTYSIEEFVNALEKPRKILLMVKAGAPTDATIEQLKPYLEKGDILIDGGNTYFKDTQRRNKELAELGIHFIGTGVSGGEEGALKGPSIMPGGQKEAHELVRPIFEAIAAKVNGEPCTTYIGPDGAGHYVKMVHNGIEYGDMQLIAEAYFLLKHVLGLNAQELHEVFAEWNKGELNSYLIEITADIFTKIDEETGKPLVDVILDKAGQKGTGKWTSQNALDLGVPLPIITESVFARFISAMKDERVKASKLLSGPAVKPFEGDRDRFIEAVRRALYMSKICSYAQGFAQMKAASDEYNWNLQYGNIAMIFRGGCIIRAQFLQKIKEAYDRDPQLPNLLLDPYFKEIVENYQEALREIIAVAVMRGIPVPAFSSALAYYDSYRMETLPANLIQAQRDYFGAHTYERVDKEGVFHTEWLKK from the coding sequence ATGGCAAAACAACAAATCGGCGTTATTGGGTTAGCAGTAATGGGAAAAAACCTTGCGTTAAATATTGAAAGCAAAGGCTATTCCGTTGCCGTGTATAACCGTTCCCGTGAGAAGACGGACGAGTTTTTAAAGGAAGCGGAAGGCAAAAATATTGTCGGTACATATAGCATCGAAGAGTTTGTGAATGCGCTCGAAAAACCGCGGAAAATATTGTTGATGGTGAAAGCGGGCGCGCCGACAGATGCAACGATTGAACAATTAAAGCCGTATTTGGAAAAAGGCGATATTTTAATCGATGGCGGCAATACGTATTTCAAAGATACGCAGCGCCGCAACAAAGAATTGGCGGAACTTGGCATTCACTTTATCGGCACCGGCGTTTCCGGCGGCGAAGAAGGAGCGCTGAAAGGACCGTCAATCATGCCGGGCGGCCAAAAAGAAGCGCATGAACTTGTGCGCCCGATTTTTGAAGCGATCGCCGCGAAAGTCAACGGCGAGCCGTGCACGACGTACATCGGTCCGGACGGTGCGGGGCATTATGTGAAAATGGTGCATAACGGCATTGAATATGGCGATATGCAGCTCATTGCTGAAGCGTATTTCTTATTGAAACATGTGCTCGGTTTGAATGCGCAAGAATTGCATGAAGTGTTTGCTGAATGGAATAAAGGAGAATTAAACAGCTATTTAATCGAAATTACGGCAGACATTTTCACGAAAATCGATGAAGAAACAGGCAAACCGCTTGTCGATGTGATTTTGGACAAAGCAGGGCAAAAAGGAACGGGAAAATGGACAAGCCAAAATGCGCTTGATTTGGGAGTGCCGCTTCCAATCATTACGGAATCCGTGTTTGCCCGCTTTATTTCGGCGATGAAAGACGAACGCGTCAAAGCAAGCAAGCTTCTTTCCGGCCCTGCGGTGAAGCCGTTTGAAGGAGATCGCGACCGCTTTATTGAGGCGGTGCGCCGCGCGCTTTACATGAGCAAAATTTGCTCGTACGCGCAAGGCTTTGCGCAAATGAAAGCAGCGTCTGATGAATATAACTGGAACTTGCAATACGGCAATATCGCGATGATTTTCCGCGGCGGTTGCATCATTCGCGCACAGTTTTTGCAAAAAATTAAAGAGGCGTATGACCGCGATCCGCAGCTGCCAAACTTATTATTGGACCCTTATTTCAAAGAAATTGTCGAAAATTATCAAGAAGCGTTGCGGGAAATTATTGCGGTCGCCGTCATGCGCGGCATTCCGGTTCCGGCATTCTCAAGCGCGTTGGCGTATTATGACAGCTACCGGATGGAAACATTGCCGGCCAATTTGATCCAAGCGCAGCGTGACTACTTCGGCGCGCACACATATGAACGTGTTGATAAAGAAGGAGTTTTCCATACAGAATGGCTGAAGAAGTAA
- a CDS encoding tripeptidase T, translated as MINQQRLVDEFLELVQIDSETKHEGDIAKVLKQKFAALGLHVIEDDAAAKTGHGAGNLICTLEATKEGVDPIYFTSHMDTVVPGKGVKPSIQDGYIVTDGTTILGADDKAGLAVMFEAIRVLKEQNIPHGTIQFIITVGEESGLVGAKALDPSLIQAKFGYALDSDGKVGNIVIAAPTQAKLKVVVHGKTAHAGVAPEKGVSAITIAAKAIAKMPLGRIDEETTANIGRFEGGTQTNIVCDRVDILAEARSLVPEKMEAQVAKMKEAFETAAAEMGGRAEVDVEVMYPGFKFGDGDHVVEIAKRAAAKIGRPCELLRSGGGSDANVIAGFGIPTVNLAVGYEEIHTTNERMPIAELVKLTEMVVAIVEEVAK; from the coding sequence ATGATCAATCAGCAACGTTTAGTCGATGAATTTTTAGAACTTGTGCAAATCGATTCAGAGACAAAACATGAAGGTGACATTGCCAAAGTGTTAAAACAAAAATTCGCGGCACTTGGGCTTCATGTCATCGAAGACGATGCCGCGGCGAAAACCGGGCACGGCGCAGGAAATTTGATTTGCACGTTAGAGGCGACAAAAGAAGGTGTTGACCCGATTTATTTTACGTCCCATATGGATACCGTTGTTCCGGGAAAAGGAGTGAAACCGTCGATTCAAGACGGATACATTGTGACCGATGGAACGACGATTTTAGGCGCGGACGATAAAGCCGGACTAGCGGTGATGTTTGAAGCGATTCGCGTCTTAAAGGAACAAAACATTCCGCACGGCACGATTCAGTTTATTATTACGGTCGGGGAAGAATCCGGGCTTGTCGGAGCGAAGGCGCTCGATCCGTCGCTTATTCAAGCGAAATTCGGCTATGCGCTGGATAGTGACGGCAAAGTTGGAAACATTGTTATCGCCGCGCCGACACAGGCGAAATTGAAAGTCGTTGTCCACGGAAAAACGGCGCATGCCGGCGTGGCTCCGGAAAAAGGGGTTTCCGCGATAACGATCGCCGCTAAAGCGATCGCGAAAATGCCGCTCGGCCGCATTGATGAAGAAACGACAGCAAACATCGGCCGCTTTGAGGGCGGAACGCAAACGAACATCGTTTGTGACCGCGTCGATATTTTAGCAGAAGCGCGCTCGCTAGTGCCGGAAAAAATGGAAGCGCAAGTTGCGAAAATGAAAGAAGCATTTGAAACAGCCGCGGCAGAAATGGGCGGGCGCGCCGAAGTGGATGTGGAAGTAATGTATCCGGGCTTTAAGTTTGGCGATGGCGATCATGTTGTCGAAATCGCGAAACGAGCCGCGGCTAAAATCGGGCGTCCGTGCGAATTGCTTCGCAGCGGCGGCGGCAGCGATGCAAACGTCATTGCCGGCTTTGGCATTCCGACGGTTAATTTGGCGGTCGGCTACGAAGAGATTCATACGACGAATGAACGCATGCCGATTGCAGAGCTTGTGAAATTAACGGAAATGGTTGTGGCGATCGTCGAAGAAGTAGCAAAATGA
- a CDS encoding chemotaxis protein CheW — protein MNKFVVFQLESEQYAVPVSYVISIEKMAAPTVVPQMPDYVVGVVRIRGELVPVLDTRTLLYGRPFEETDKTRLVVTATEDISVAFIVDEAKEILDIPEESVKQVNMLAYRQTPYFIGIASLPERLITLIDPNQLFENLEGAQAIKEHIHSQQ, from the coding sequence ATGAACAAGTTTGTCGTTTTTCAGTTAGAGAGCGAGCAATACGCGGTACCGGTTTCGTATGTCATCTCCATTGAAAAAATGGCAGCGCCGACTGTCGTTCCGCAAATGCCAGATTATGTGGTCGGAGTCGTCCGCATTCGCGGCGAATTAGTGCCCGTGCTGGATACGCGGACACTGTTATATGGGCGCCCTTTTGAAGAAACGGATAAGACAAGGCTTGTTGTCACAGCGACCGAAGATATTTCTGTGGCCTTCATTGTCGATGAGGCGAAAGAAATTCTCGATATTCCAGAGGAGTCAGTCAAACAAGTGAATATGCTTGCATATCGACAAACACCTTATTTTATTGGCATTGCCAGCCTGCCGGAACGATTGATTACATTAATTGACCCGAATCAATTATTTGAGAATTTAGAAGGGGCACAAGCGATAAAGGAGCATATTCACAGCCAGCAATAA
- a CDS encoding cyclase family protein: MTKFYDVTAPIFEGMPVYKNKPEKQPKLTSVTNNYVTESRIDMDVHTGTHIDAPLHMVQGGKTFETISLDRLIGPCKLFDLTHVNDKITKDDIASLDIGENDFVLFKTKNSLEDAFNFEFIYVAEDAARYLADKKIRGVGIDALGIERSQPGHPTHKTLFSAGVIVIEGLRLKDVPEGSYFMVAAPLKLIGTDAAPARVLLFEKMQ, from the coding sequence ATGACGAAGTTTTATGATGTGACTGCGCCAATTTTTGAAGGAATGCCCGTGTATAAAAATAAACCGGAAAAACAGCCGAAACTAACGAGTGTGACAAACAATTACGTCACCGAATCCCGCATCGACATGGACGTGCATACCGGAACCCATATTGATGCGCCGCTTCACATGGTCCAAGGCGGCAAAACGTTTGAAACGATTTCTCTCGACCGCCTCATCGGGCCATGCAAATTGTTTGACTTAACGCATGTCAATGACAAAATAACGAAAGACGATATCGCTTCATTAGATATTGGCGAAAATGATTTTGTGTTGTTCAAAACGAAAAACTCGCTGGAAGACGCATTTAACTTTGAGTTTATTTATGTTGCCGAAGATGCGGCCCGTTATCTTGCCGATAAAAAAATCCGCGGTGTCGGCATCGACGCCTTAGGCATCGAACGGAGCCAGCCGGGACATCCAACCCATAAAACGCTGTTTTCCGCAGGAGTGATCGTCATCGAAGGGCTGCGGTTAAAAGACGTGCCAGAAGGCTCGTACTTTATGGTCGCCGCGCCATTAAAACTGATCGGCACAGACGCCGCGCCGGCGCGCGTCCTTTTATTCGAAAAGATGCAATAA